The DNA region AGTCCAGCACCGAGGCAACGCAGTGCTCCGGAGCCACCTTCAGCTGGCCGCTGATGTGGTAGTCCACCAATTCCTTAAAAAACTCCTGATTCTTGTCCTGAAGCATATAGTCGTAGCGGATGCCGCTGCGAACGAACACCTTCTTTACCCCCGGCAGGGCCCGCAGCCGCCGCAAAAGCTCCGTGTATTCCGAGTGGTCCGCATCCAGATTCTTGCACGGCTCCGGGGCCAGACAGCTTCGGTTTTTACAGCAGCCGTGCTTCTTCTGCCCCGGGCAGGAGGCATGGCGGAAGTTGGCCGTAGGCCCGCCCACATCGTGGATGTAGCCCTTGAACTGCGGGTCCTTCGTAAGAATCTCCGCCTCCCGCAAAACGGACTCAATGCTCCGGGAGGTGACCATCCGCCCCTGATGAAAGGTCAGCGCGCAGAAGTTGCAGCCGCCGAAGCAGCCCCGGTTGTGGGCAATGGAAAACCGCACCTCCTCAATGGCCGGGACGGGCTCCTTATACATGGGATGCACCTCTCGCACAAAGGGCAGGTCGTAGAGCCTGTCCAGCTCCTCCCGGGGCAGGGGGCGCTGGGGCGGATTCACAATGAGAAACCGCCCCTGACAGGGCTGCACCACGCCGCAGCCCCGAATGGGGTCATTTTCATCGTACTGGAGCTTGGTGGCCAGGGCGTATGCCTTTTTATCCTCCAGGACGCTCTCGTAGGAGGGTACCGTCACAGGCCGGTATATGCATTTTTCCGCATTCTGGCTTAAAAAAGCCGTCCCCCGGACATCGGTAATATCCTCCACAGGCACTTTCTTGGAAAGGCGCCGGGCAATTTCCTTGGTGGCCGTCTCTCCCATGCCGTACACCAGCAGATCCGCCGGCGCATCAAAGAGAATGGGGCGGCGCACCTTGTCGTCCCAGTAGTCATAGTGGGCAAAGCGCCGCAGCGACGCCTCCAGCCCGCCGATGATAATAGGGGTGCCGCTTCCGAAGGCCTCCCGGGCCCGGTTGGCATACACGATGGTAGCCCGGTCCGGCCGACAGCCCATCTTACCCCCGGGGGAATAGAGGTCCTTGTCCCGGCGCCGCTTAGCCACGGTGTAGTGGGCCACCATGCTGTCCAGGTTGCCCCCGCCGATGAACACGCCAAACCGAGGCTTTCCCATGTCGGTGAAGGGGGTGCAGTCGTGCCAGTCCGGCTGGGCCAGCACCGCCACCCGGTAGCCCTCTGCCTCCAGAAGCCGGGCGATAAGGGTGCTGCCGAAGCTGGGGTGGTCGATGTAGGCGTCGGCCATCACCACCAAAAAGTCGTAGTAGTACCACTCCCGAGCCCGCATCTCCTCCCGGCTCACCGGCAGAAATTCCGTTCCTCTCATACCTGCTCTCCGTATCCTATGTAAAGGTCCATGTAGCCCTGGGGCGTCTTTTCAAACCCGTAGTGACGGAAAAAGCTCTCCGTCTCCTCATTGGGACAGTGGAGGCGGATGTGCTCCACACCCTTCTCCCGGTAGTACTGCACGGCCTGGCCCAGGGGACCGATGCCCCGGTTCAGCCCCCGCCAGGCGGGCAGCAGTCCGTAGTATCCGATCCAGCCCACGCCGGGCTCCTTCTGCGGCAGAAGCTGCACGCCCCCTGCCAGCTCACCGCCGTGCAGGACGGCAATGCCCTGACCCTCCGGGCCGATGCCCAGGGCCTTTCGCTGGGCCTCCGTCATGGGCAGATAGTACATATCGCTCTCCAGCATCCGCTCATCCTTCCACCACTTCTGCTTGGCAAAGGTGGACAGGTGCGCGTCTATCAGGTGGTGATTGTCGTCCCGGTACAGCACGGTAAACCCGTCCTCGTCATACTCCAGCAGGGAGATGGCCGTATTGTCCCCGTGGGGGGTGCTGCCCAGCTCGCTGAGAGGATAGCCCTCCAGGGTGCCCAGCACCATCCGCAGGGCCGCTCCGTGGCTGAATACCGCCACGGTCTTGCCATCGTTCTCCTTGGCAATTTTCGTCAGCGCCGGGAGAAAACGATCCAGCACCTGCCGGGCCGTCTCGCCCCCGGGCACCTGCCAGCGGTCTAAGTGCCGGTTAAAGTCTACGATGCGGGCCTCGTCCTCCATCCGCAGAGACTGCCAGGTGTGGCCCTCCCAGACGCCCATGTTCACCTCCCGCAGATTCGGATCGGTGTGCAGGGGCAGGTGTCGGGGCAGATATGCCGCCGTAGCCGTGGTGCAGGTGCGGAACAGGTCGCTGCTGTACACCGCGTCGATGGGGATGTGTGCAAGCCGCTGCTGCAAAACTGCGATCTGCTTATATCCCCGGGCGGTGATGAGGCCGTTATAATGGCCGTGGGCGATGCGATAGAGGTTCCCCTCCGCCTCCGCATGCCGTACTAAATAAATGCGGGTCATGGTGCTCTCCTTACAGTACTTGAATGGTTTTCTTCATGGTGGCCACGGCCTCCTGTGCGGCGGCGGCCATGTCCGGGGCATATTGGATGCTCTCGTCTGCGATCATGGCCCCGTGGCCGTATTCGTCAAAGGCCGGGTAGGCGTTGTCCCCGTCGCAGCAGGCCAGCAGCAGGAAGGTGTCCTTCAGCCGGCGGCGCAGGTCCTTGATGTCCAGGCTATACCCGGTCTCCGCCATAGCTCCGGCGCCAAACCGGGCCGCCTGCTCTCCGGCGGCCAAAAATACCTGACGATCTCCGGCCATGAGGTTTTGCACCGACCCGGTCCCAGCGTCCCGGGTCCGCAGCACGGCGAACACCGCCTTATCCTCCGGAGGCGCCCAGCTCTCTGCGCTGCCGTAGGGCAGCACCGTCACGGCATCGGCGTTTACGCCGCCCCCCAGCCACGGCTCCATCCCGGCGCACCGGGCGTCTACAACGGTGTACATCCCCTGACTTTTCGCCATGTTCACCAGGTTGGAAAGCACATCCATCCCCATGAATCCTTGACGCAGGTAAGGCTCTGCCCGCAGGATCACCGCCGGCAGCAGCTCCGCCGTCTGGGAAATGGCCTGGCTCCCGTGATAGCGCAGGGCCTCGGCGTGGGCCATAGGGCAATCGCCGTACATATTTGTGAAATTATTCAAAAACTTACCGTCCAGCCGCTCCTCATCGGGGTTCAGTACCAGCGCCACCGGGGTTTTACGGCGGCGGATGCACGCTTGCAGGCGCTCTATCGACATAAAAATACTCCTTTTTTGAATAGTATTAAAAAATAAAAAGCCTCGCAGAGTTTGCCGCCCGCAGGCGGCAAAAAATTGAAATCATTTTTCACCGTGACATGTGCATGGGGAAAAATACCTCTCAGGCTGCAAGTGTGGAATTTTGCCGTCTTGCGACAAAATTATGCGCGCAGCAGACTGTAAGCCTTTTGTCGGAAAATTCCGGAGGAATTTTCGACAGTTTTTATTATACTCCCTACGGCGGAATTTGGCAACGCCCCCGCCGTATTTTCCCCATAAACCGGGAGATACTGATGGCGTAGGTCAAAGGAGTGAAAATAAAATGTGTAAAAAAGGATTTCTCTGCGGCATGGCCGTGGGTGTCGTGGTGGGCGTCACCGCCGAGCTGGTGGCCTGTCCCCGGCCCAAATGCCGCAAGACCGCTGTGGGCCAGGCTATGCAGCGCATGGGCAACGCCCTGGACAGCGCCATGGTCTCCGTGGCGAAAAAACTGGAGTGATCCCGGCGGAGGAGCCGCGGTGGGCATGGTGCTTTTCAAAAGGTGCCATGCCCACAATTTGTTTCGATTTTTACCATTTATGTATTGACAATGGGCAAATATTTGGTATAATAAATTTTGCTGTTCGCAGCAAAAAGAATATGCAGTGGTATCGAAGAGGTCATAACGAGCACGACTGGAAATCGTGTTGTCGTCAAAAGCGGCACGAGGGTTCGAATCCCTCCCACTGCGCCATGAGGAAAAGCCCCGGAAGCCCTGCGTTTCCGGGGTATTTTTTTGTTCGCTGAGGGCAAGCTCCGCAATTTTTTCCAAGCCGTAAGCAAAGCCGCCCCGGAAGGAGCGGCTTTGCTTATGTTGAAAAACGGCCGTTAGAGTTCCTTACGGGGCTCCGGAGAGCCGGCCCGATTGGAACGGAAGAGAGGGTTCAGCAGGGCGGCCGCTGCTGCAAAGATGACGGCGGGGAGAATCCAGCTCAGCCCCAGGTCGTACAGGGGCAGCGCCTCCAGGAAGGTGAGCTTGCCCACATACAGCTGCACCGTACACAGCACACTGGTGAGCAGAGCGCCCAGAGTGGCGGCCCGGCTGACGAAATCGGAGGTCTTGGGGACCACCAGGGAAATGAGAATCAGCACCAGAGCAGGAGGATACACCACATCCAGCACCGGAGCGGCGATGGAAACAATGCGGTCCAGGCCCAGGTTGGACACCACGGCGCTGAACACGCAGATGATGACCACAAACACCTTATACTTCACCTTGCCCCGGCACAGCTCGGAGAAATAAGCGGCGGCAGAGCTGGTGAGGGCGATGGCGGTGGTGACGCAGGCCAGGCCCACAACTGCGCCGAAGATAATCATGCCGCCCTTGCCCAAAAGCGCCCCAACAATGGCCATAATCAGCTCGGCACGGCCCACGGCACTGGTATACTGGCCGGAAACAGTGGCGCCCAAATAGGCAAGGCCCATATACACGGCCAGCAGCAGCACGCCTGCCAGCACGGCGCCGCCGCCTACCAGGCGCAGCTTGGACTTGCCGCCGGTATAGCCCTTATCGGTGACGCTCTGCAGCACGATGATGCCAAAGGGCAGGGCCGCCAGAGCGTCCATGGTCTGATAGCCGGACTTGATGCCGGTGACGGTGACATTGGCGATCTTGGGGGCGGTGAGGATATCGCCCAGGGGGCTGAAGATACCCTTGAGAATGATGACAAACAGGCCCACCAGCAGCAGAGGCGTGAGGATCTTGCCCACGATGTCCACCACAGCGGACTCCTTGATACACAGGGCCAAAATGACGGCAAAAAACAAAATGGAGAACAGTACCGGGGAAACGCCGGGCAGATTGGGGGCGATGGCCATTTCAAAGGTGCTGGCGGAGGTGCGGGGAATGGCCACCATGGGTCCGATGCACAGAATGATGGCACACATGAGAATCTCGGCAGGGACGCGGCCTACCCGGTGCAGCACCGCCTCGCTGCTGCCTACCCGCAGCAGGGCAAACATACCCAGCAGGGCCAGGCCGATGTCGGCGATATAGTAAGCGGAAAAGCCCGCCAGCCACTGCTGGCCGGACTCCATGCCCAAATAGGGCGGAAAAATCACATTGCCCGCGCCGAAAAACATGGAAAACAGCGCGAAGCCTACCACGATCACATCGCGGAAGAAATTGCTTTTCTTCTCTTCGTTCATACAATACTCCTCTATTATCCTCAAATCCTTATCCCTTTCCACCTTGGTCATGCAAGGCTTAAATTAAGGGTATCATTTTTTTCATGACAATGGAAATGAATGTTTTCTATTGAGTCATGACAAATATTGAACGTCGACAAATTGCTTGATGAGCTAAATGGAAAAATTGGCAGAATATTAACAGATGCAGGATTGAAAAGGTCATGAAATTGTGATATATTGAAAAATAATTTGTAGTTTTTTGTGAAAAATATACACTGAGTATTTTAGGCTTCGCTGATGGGAAAGAGAGGCAATTATGAACGACAAAAAACTGCGCGCGCTGCTGACAGCCGTGCAGTGCGGCAGTTTTGGCAAGGCTACGGCGCAGCTGGGCTACACCCAGTCGGCCATGACGCACATGGTGAATCGGCTGGAGGCCGAGCTGGGCTGCACGCTGCTGGTGCGCAGCAGTCACGGCGTGCGGCTATCGGAGGAGGGAGAGCAGCTTCTGCCCTATATGCAGGCGGTGATCGACGCGGGGGATGCCCTGCGGCGGGAGGCGGCGGCCCGGGGCAAGCTCCACGAGAACACCCTGCGCATTGGCTGCTTTGCCAGCATCGCCCGGGCAAGGCTGCCGGAGCTGCTGCGAAAATTCCGAAAAATCCACCCGGAGATCCGGGTGGATGTGCTGGTGCGGGGCTACGAGCTGGCCGCAGAGCTGGAGGAGGAAAACATCCAGCTGGCCCTGGTGGACGAGGCCTGCGGCAAGGGCTTTTACTGGACGCCCCTGACGGACGCGCCCCTGGTGGCGGTGGTACCGCCGGACTTTTCCTGGAAGGAAGATACCATACCCCTGGAGCGGCTGCTGCAGGAGCCCTTTCTCTCCTGCCCGGAGCAATACATTGAGCGGATGCTGCCCCAGGACGCGGCCCGGGTGGAGGTAACGGCCTCGGACGACGCGGCCATCCTGTCCATGGTGGCGGGGGGCCTGGGCGTATCGGTGCTGTCGGCCTTTTCCCTGGCGGGATATGAGGGACAGGTGCGGGTGATCCCCCTGGCGCAGCCCATATCCCGGCGGCTGGGCGCGGCGGTAAAATCCCCCCCGGCAGCCAACACGGCGGCCCGGTATTTCTTGTCATTTTTGAAGCGGCAGTCCGCGCTCGGGTGAGGTGAATAAGAAACCTCCCATCCATTTGGCGGATGGGAGGTTCAGCCTTTTGTCGGAAAACCCAGCGGGGTTTTCGACAGTCCCCACAAAAAGCACCCCCGTGGGGGTGCTTTTTGCGGTCTTAGCCCAGCTTTTCGCTGGAATCCTTATTCAGATGTATGGCGCCGTAGAGATTTTTGGCGCTGCAGCCGGCACGGCCACCGCCGGCACAGGCGCAGGCACAGGCACAGGCGCAGCTGCTGGCGCAGGCACAGTGGCTGCCGCCGCTGAAGCCGCCGCCGCCAAAGCCGCCACCGCGGCTGCCGCCGCCGAAGCCGCCCTTCCTGCCGCTGCTCTGGGGCGGGCGGGGCCGGGTTTTGGTACCCACGCTGCCGGGCCGGGGCCTGCCGCCGGGGCCCCGAGGGTACCACAGGCCATTGACGAACACATACCGGGTGCCGAAGCCGCCCACATAACGGCCTACGGAGGTGAGTATGGACACGATGAAGCATAGGACGGCGATCATAATGATGAAGCCGAAAATGGTGGCGATAGTGCTGCTGCGGGAGCTGTCATCATCATAATAGGAATTATCATAGCCGCCGGGAAGGTTGTCCTTGCTATACTGGCTGTCCAGGGCCGTGGGCCAGTTATCGTAGGTAACGGCCAGGGGCAGCTTTTCCCCGTAGCCCATGTCGGTGGCGGTGAGGACATGGTCGCCGCCGTAGGTATCGCCGTCGGAGGCGGTGCCGGTGACACCCGCCGGGTCATGCCAGATGAGGGTCATAGAGCCCACCCGGATGCTGTCGAACCAACCGGGGGTATACTCATAGCGGACGGTGCTGCCGTCCAGGGTATACATATACTCCTGCACCCAGGAATAGGAGAAGCTGAAAACCTCGCCCGCCCGGAAATCGTGGGTGAAGTCGATATAAACATAGCTGTTGTCATTCTGAATGTCGGCAATGTCGCCGCTGAGGGCGGTAAGCTCCCGAATGGAGCCGTTGGGAATGCCGATCTTCACGCCGCCCTGCTGGCTGTTGGTGGCGGGCAGGTCCTCCAGGGCCTGCCACTGAAAGCTGACCAGGATAGAGAGGCTGCCGTCATTGGTGTTGGGGGTGACATCCACCTGGTAGCTATGGATATAGTCATAGTCGCTGGCCCAGGCCGTCTGCACGGCGGCAGGGAGCAGAGCCGCCACCAGGAGCAGGCCCATCAGGAGGGATAAAAGCTTCTTTTTCATTGGGCTGCCTCCTTTCGGTTGCCGGTTTGGAGCTGGCAGATATGCTCCATTTTGGCACTTTCGGCACGGATGGCGGCGCACTGGGGATTTGTCCAAATGGATTCCCAGGGGTCTGTAAGCATATTGCCCAGGGACACGCCCTCCAGCCAGCTCTGGCAGGGAACCACGGTGCCGTCGGGGGTGATGGCCATGTTGCTCAGGCACGCCCCGCAGGAGGGGATAAGCTGCAGGCCCAGAGCCCGGAGCTTCTCCTCCGGGAGCCAGCCGGGGCTGGTGAAGTCCAGCTCCATGTTCAGGCCCCGGGCGGTGTCCACGGCGGTGCGGAGAATATCCTCCAGCTCGCTCTCGGAAAGGCGGGTGGCGAGACTGTCGCCGGTGGTGGCGGCGCCGGAGGGAATGAGGCCCGAGCAGGTGGCGTACCGCACGCCCAGGGAGGCGGCAAAGCGGAGGGTATCGGCAAGGTCACGATTCAGGCTGCACAGAGGGGTATTGATGGACACGATGAGCCCGGCAGCCACGGCATTTTTAATGCCCGCAACGGTGTCACCGAAGCCCTGGGCCCCTACCAGGGTGTTATGCACGGCGGCCTTGTCGCTGTAAAGGGTCACCTGGACGCTGTCGAGGCTGGCCTCGTACAGCGCCTTGCACAGCTCCGGGGTCAGGCGGCGGCCATTGGTGTTCAGCCGGGTGACGAACCACTGGGCGGCATCCACCAGCTCCACCAGGTCCTCCCGTAGCGTGGGCTCCCCACCGGTGAAGGTCACCTGGGGGATATTGGCGGCCTGAAGGCGCTTCAAAATTTCCTTCCACTGGGCGGTGTCCAGCTCCTTTACCTCGCCCATGGGCTGCCCGGCGGCATAGCAGTGCAGGCACTTTTGATTGCAGTGCCACAGGCCGTCCCGGGTCATGGCGCTGACCATCAGGTCCATGCGATGCGGGGCGGACATCTTATCCGCGTACTCACCCAGAGACAGGGGGGCTACCTCCACCTCCGGCTCCTGACCCCGGGCAATGGCCACCAGAGAGCGCAGGAGCGTGCCCATGTCCTCCCGGAGGAGGGACGCCTTCACAAAGGGATAGACCTTCTTCACCGCACGGACAGCCTGCTCCAGCATGGACTCCCAGTCATCGGCGCTGATCTCCAGGCCGGCATAGGGCTCCATGCAGTACATGAACTCGGACAGCAGCACCGCCCAGGAGAAGTTCAGCGGGACAAGCTGCGCGCCGTTGAGCAGCAGCAAAAACGGGTCCTCCGGGGACTGGGAGTGGGGCGGGATCATATGGATGCGCACCACGCCGGGGCCCGTGGGGTCCAGGGTAATATGACGCACGCAAGTTAAGTGCTTGCGGCGATAGTTGTTTTCCAAAAGGGATAAATGACTCATAGGAAACCTCCTCTCTTACTTACCATCGGTTGACAAGGGCAAACACGCCTGCCAACCGATGGTACTCCCAGTATAGCAATCCCGCGGCAAAATGGCAAGAAAAAAAGGAGCCGCCCCATCAAAGACAGAGCGGCCCAAGCGGGTGGGATATTGGAAAGCTTCCGAGACTTATGATAGCCCCCGGGGCAGAATTTGTAAATAGGAGGTTTTGTCGAGGGAAGTCGGCTTTGGTCGGATACAGACGAATCATTACAATTTTGTTAACTTTTCACAAAAATAAATATATGTCTTTTCAGATTCATAGTGATGTGGTATAATGCAAAAAAGGATGAAGGGAAACTCCTCCCCGACCCTTTTGGTACAGACACAAGCGAAAGGAGCCAAAACTATGAAGTTCACATTTACCTGCAAGAAAGTGCCCCTGAATGATTCCGTGAAAGACTACGCCGAGAAGAAGATCAGCAAGCTGGATCGGTACTTCCCGGAGGAAGCCGAGGCATTTGTGACCTTCGCCGTAGAGAAGAAAAACCGCTGCGTGGTGGAGCTGACCATTCGCAGCCAGAACGGCACACTGTTCCGTGCCCAGGAGGAGGATCGCGACGGCGATATGCGCAGCGCTATTGATGAGGCCGTGAATTTCATCGACCGCCGTATCCGCAAAAATAAGACACGCCTTGCCAAGAATCTGCGGGCCGAGGCCCTGGTGCCGGAGGTGCCGGCGGAGTTTGATGTGGCGGAGGAGCCTGCCTACGATCTGGTGCGCACCAAGCGCTTCACCGTGAAGCCCATGAGCACCGAGGAGGCCATCCTGCAGATGAACCTGCTGGACCACAGCTTCTATGTTTTCCGGGATGTGGAGACGGAGACGGTGAGCGTGGTATACCGCCGCAACAACGGTGGATATGGGCTTATCGAGACCAACTGACAGGATAAAAATTTCAAAACCGGGGCGAGAGCTCCGGTTTTTTTGTTGGAGGGACCACCTCTCCGGCACGGTACAAATCCGGGCGGTGGGGCGGGAGCGTTCCGCCGCTACAATATCCGTCTCCCCATTCCGTCTTGCAATCCCGTCTAAAATGCGGCATAATAGCCCATGGAAAGGATGTGCGCATTATGCTGCTTAAAAAAATATACTGTCGGGTGTTTCAGGCCTGCTTCGGCCTGGGGGCCCGGGTACTGCCCTGGCGCAGGCCGGAATGCATCACCGGAGTCGGCAGCCTGCAAAGACTGCCGGAGCTGCTGGCGGACGCCGGGTGCAAAAAGCCTATGATCGTGGCAAGCCGCCGCCAATGCGCCGCACCGGAATTTACTGCCATGGCGGAAAAGCTCCCGGCCTGGAGCGGCTTCCACGGCGTCACGGCCAACCCAAAAATTGAGACGGTGGAGCAGATCGTGGCCCAATTCCGGGCGGAGGGGTGCGACAGCATGGTGGCCATCGGTGGGGGCAGTCCCATGGACGCAGCCAAGGCCGCAGCGGCCCGGCTGGCCCGGCCCAACCGCTCTGTGGGGCAGCTGAAGGGGCTTTTGAAGGTCCGCAGAAAAATCGTCCCCTTTGCGGCGGTGCCCACCACAGCCGGGACCGGGTCGGAGACCACCATCGCCGCCGTGGTTACGGACGAGACCCACCACAAGTATGCGGTGAATGATCTGTGTCTGATTCCACGGTGGGCCATTTTGGACCCGACGCTGACGGTGTCTCTGCCGGCCGGCGTCACGGCGGAGACCGGCCTGGACGCCCTGACCCACGCGGTAGAGGCCTACATCGGCCGCTTTTATAACACCCGGGAGACCCGAAGCCTTGCCCGACAGGCGGTGAAGGCCATTTTTCAATATCTCCCAACCGCCTGTGCCGACGGAACCGATCTTCGGGCCCGGCAGGAGCTGCTGACGGCCTCCTACCGGGCGGGCTTTGCCTTCACCCGGGCCAGCGTGGGCAATGTACACGCCCTGGCTCACACCCTGGGCGGGCTGTACGATGTACCCCATGGCAGGGCCAACGCCGTGCTGCTGCCGGTGATGCTGGAGGCATACGGCCCGGCGGCCTGCAAGCGTCTGGCGGAGCTGGCGGATGTGCTGGGTCTGTGCCCGGCAGGGAGTCGGGCGGAGAAAGCCCGGGCATTTATTGACGCCATTTACCGCATGAACCGGGCGCTGGGCATCCCCGAACGCTTTCCCTGTATTCGGCCGGAGGACCTGCCCCAAATGGCCGCCTGGGCCGAAGCGGAGGCCAACCCCGTATACCCGGTGCCGGTGATTTTCGGCAAGGAGGACTTTATCCGCGTGGCCCGCCGGGTGATGCCGTGAGCCTTGGCAATTAAAAACGAAAAAGGGGAGGCAGCTTACGAAACGGTTCTGTTTCGTAAGCTGCCTCCCTTAGCTTTTTACGGTTTCGGTGCGCTTTATTCGGCGGCGGTTGGCACGGTATAAATATTGATGTGATTTCCCGCCGGGTCCGCCATGCGGAACATATGCCAGCCGTAGGGACGGAAGAAAGGCTCCTGGGTGACGGCCCCGGCTGCCTGCGCCCGGGGGTAGATGTCCTCCAGAGTCGGCACCTGCAGCTGGAAATGTACGGCGCCGGAGGTGGGGAACGGATTTTCCTGGGTCAGCAGCACCAGCTTTGTGCCGGCGAGATCGTACTTAACGCCCCGGTCCTCCGGCCCCTCGTCCCAGCCATAGAACGGTTGTGTCGCAAATACCTGCTCGTAAAAGGTACGGCAAGGCTCATACTGCTCCGACGACACATAGAGAAGCAGCTGAAAGTCCAGATATGACATTTTCGTATCCTCCTATTGCGGATTGCGGCGATAGGGCGCAAAGGCCTCGCAGGTATCCCGCAGCACACGGGTGCAGACCTGCTCACCCTCTTGCAGCAGCTTCGCCTCGTCTACGCCGGTCAAATGATCGTCCCGATAAACAACACGGCCATTGATCATGGTCAGCCAGACGGGGCCGGTGACGCCCAGCTTGGCAAGCATGGATGCGGGGTCATGGAGAGCACCGGCGTACTCCAGGCGCCGGGCATCGACCATGAAGAGGTCCGCCGCCTTCCCGGCGGCAAGCTGCCCCAGCTCCGGACGCCCGATCATCTCAGCGCCCCCCACAGTGGCCAGCTTCAGCATCTCATAGGGAGAGGGACAACCGCCCCGCTTTTTGCTGAGAAAGGTCTGCATCAGGTACGCCAGGCGCAGGGTATCCAGCATATTGGAGCCGTCGTTGGTGGCGCAGCCATCCACGCCGAGGCTTATGGGTATGCCGGCCTTGCGCATACCGGGAATGTCCAAAATCTCGCTGCCGCCCAGCATGGTGGGGGCCGGGCAGTGGGAAATGCCCATGTGGTTTTCCGCCAGCAGAGCGTATTCCTCCGGCAGCGTTTCCCGGCCATGGGCCAGCCAAATGTCACTGCCGACAAAGCCGATGCGGCGGCACCATTCCAGAGAGCGGACGCCGAAGCGGCGCACCATGCTGCTGTTTTCCCCCTCGCACAAATGGGTGTGCATATGGACGCCGGCGCTGCGGGCCAGGCGTATGGTCTCCAGGAAGGTGTCCTCGGTGCAGTTGATGGGCTGGCAGGGGGCCAACACGATTTGCCGCATGGAGAAAGGCTCCGGGTCGTGATAGAGCGCCAGCAGACGCTGGCAGTCGTCCAGGTACTCCGCTGTTGTCTCGCACATCTCATCGGGAATGGTGCTGCCCTTCCAGCGGGGCAGGGTGTTGGTGCCGCGGGCGGCTACAAAGCGAAAGCCCATCAGACGGGCGGCCTCCATCTGTCGGTCCACCCCCTGCTTGCCGGTGGCCGGTGTATAGCAGTACTGGTGGTCTACCGAGCAGGTGCAGCCGTGCTTAATAAGGTCTGCCATACAGGCGGCGCTGGCATAGAAAATCACATCCCCGTCGATACGGACGAAAACCTTATAGATGTCATCCAGCCACTGCATCAGCGTCAGCCCCGGGCGGTCAATCGTCATGAGGTTGCGCACAAAGGCCTGAAAAAAATGGTGGTGTGTATTAACAAGGCCGGGATAAACATACTTACCTGCGGCATCAATGATCTGGGCGTCACCGGCGGCAAGGTTGCTTCCCACCGCTTCAATGCGGCCGCCGCAGATGAGAATGTCGCTGTTGTAGAGCACCCGATCCGCCGGATCGCAGGTCACCACAGCATCCGCGTTTCGAATCAGTATCCTTTCCCTCATGACGGATCCTCTTGCGGCAGCGTGTCCCGATTTTTCATATTGCGGCGATAGGCCAGCACCTCCACCACATTCTTTTCCTCATCGCAGATCTGGAAAATCCGGTCGCCGTACCAGGTATCGGTAAGCCCCAGCAGCACCTCCACATCGTCGCGGCTCTCCAGCCACGCAAAGCAGGCGTTGACATCCTCGGCCTCAATGGTGGTCAGCGCAGGACCCTGGGGCGTATTCTCCGTCTTTTGCCGAATGTCCGTAAAGCCGCCGGCAGAGCGGAGGCGGCAGCCCCGATCCTCGGGACCCCGATCCCAGGAGGTGACCACGGGCATCTGCATGGAATCCCGGTAAAAGGCGGTGATCTTCTCCAGATCCTCCGCAAAAAGAATGGCAGTATACTCATCGGTAAAGTAGCAGCCGCCGTCATCGGCCCCCATGGGCCGATACTGCTCGGAGCGCTGGTAGACCTCCACCCAGTTGCCCACGGGGTCCTTGATGCAGAAGCTGTATTCGCCCCACGGATGAGCCTGCAGGGGGCGGATAACGGTGAC from Vescimonas fastidiosa includes:
- a CDS encoding LysR family transcriptional regulator, producing the protein MNDKKLRALLTAVQCGSFGKATAQLGYTQSAMTHMVNRLEAELGCTLLVRSSHGVRLSEEGEQLLPYMQAVIDAGDALRREAAARGKLHENTLRIGCFASIARARLPELLRKFRKIHPEIRVDVLVRGYELAAELEEENIQLALVDEACGKGFYWTPLTDAPLVAVVPPDFSWKEDTIPLERLLQEPFLSCPEQYIERMLPQDAARVEVTASDDAAILSMVAGGLGVSVLSAFSLAGYEGQVRVIPLAQPISRRLGAAVKSPPAANTAARYFLSFLKRQSALG
- a CDS encoding radical SAM protein, whose product is MSHLSLLENNYRRKHLTCVRHITLDPTGPGVVRIHMIPPHSQSPEDPFLLLLNGAQLVPLNFSWAVLLSEFMYCMEPYAGLEISADDWESMLEQAVRAVKKVYPFVKASLLREDMGTLLRSLVAIARGQEPEVEVAPLSLGEYADKMSAPHRMDLMVSAMTRDGLWHCNQKCLHCYAAGQPMGEVKELDTAQWKEILKRLQAANIPQVTFTGGEPTLREDLVELVDAAQWFVTRLNTNGRRLTPELCKALYEASLDSVQVTLYSDKAAVHNTLVGAQGFGDTVAGIKNAVAAGLIVSINTPLCSLNRDLADTLRFAASLGVRYATCSGLIPSGAATTGDSLATRLSESELEDILRTAVDTARGLNMELDFTSPGWLPEEKLRALGLQLIPSCGACLSNMAITPDGTVVPCQSWLEGVSLGNMLTDPWESIWTNPQCAAIRAESAKMEHICQLQTGNRKEAAQ
- the hpf gene encoding ribosome hibernation-promoting factor, HPF/YfiA family, with product MKFTFTCKKVPLNDSVKDYAEKKISKLDRYFPEEAEAFVTFAVEKKNRCVVELTIRSQNGTLFRAQEEDRDGDMRSAIDEAVNFIDRRIRKNKTRLAKNLRAEALVPEVPAEFDVAEEPAYDLVRTKRFTVKPMSTEEAILQMNLLDHSFYVFRDVETETVSVVYRRNNGGYGLIETN
- a CDS encoding iron-containing alcohol dehydrogenase — encoded protein: MLLKKIYCRVFQACFGLGARVLPWRRPECITGVGSLQRLPELLADAGCKKPMIVASRRQCAAPEFTAMAEKLPAWSGFHGVTANPKIETVEQIVAQFRAEGCDSMVAIGGGSPMDAAKAAAARLARPNRSVGQLKGLLKVRRKIVPFAAVPTTAGTGSETTIAAVVTDETHHKYAVNDLCLIPRWAILDPTLTVSLPAGVTAETGLDALTHAVEAYIGRFYNTRETRSLARQAVKAIFQYLPTACADGTDLRARQELLTASYRAGFAFTRASVGNVHALAHTLGGLYDVPHGRANAVLLPVMLEAYGPAACKRLAELADVLGLCPAGSRAEKARAFIDAIYRMNRALGIPERFPCIRPEDLPQMAAWAEAEANPVYPVPVIFGKEDFIRVARRVMP
- a CDS encoding VOC family protein; its protein translation is MSYLDFQLLLYVSSEQYEPCRTFYEQVFATQPFYGWDEGPEDRGVKYDLAGTKLVLLTQENPFPTSGAVHFQLQVPTLEDIYPRAQAAGAVTQEPFFRPYGWHMFRMADPAGNHINIYTVPTAAE
- a CDS encoding amidohydrolase family protein, which translates into the protein MRERILIRNADAVVTCDPADRVLYNSDILICGGRIEAVGSNLAAGDAQIIDAAGKYVYPGLVNTHHHFFQAFVRNLMTIDRPGLTLMQWLDDIYKVFVRIDGDVIFYASAACMADLIKHGCTCSVDHQYCYTPATGKQGVDRQMEAARLMGFRFVAARGTNTLPRWKGSTIPDEMCETTAEYLDDCQRLLALYHDPEPFSMRQIVLAPCQPINCTEDTFLETIRLARSAGVHMHTHLCEGENSSMVRRFGVRSLEWCRRIGFVGSDIWLAHGRETLPEEYALLAENHMGISHCPAPTMLGGSEILDIPGMRKAGIPISLGVDGCATNDGSNMLDTLRLAYLMQTFLSKKRGGCPSPYEMLKLATVGGAEMIGRPELGQLAAGKAADLFMVDARRLEYAGALHDPASMLAKLGVTGPVWLTMINGRVVYRDDHLTGVDEAKLLQEGEQVCTRVLRDTCEAFAPYRRNPQ